The stretch of DNA gttggtgccaagtttgtttggcctggccttaggaaggatgttaggcagtgggcagccgcatgcgtggcatgtcagcgcgccaaggtccactggcacacaaaggcggccctcgaaccatttccgattccggtcaggcggtttgaccacgtgcatgtagacttagttggccccctccctccgtcgcagggttatacacatttgctaacgatggtagatcgtaccaccagatggccggaagcggttcctctttcctccactgcctcggtagacgttgctcgcgcgtttctgtcaccctgggttgcgcgttttggcacgccgtctgatatcacctcggacaggggatcccagtttgtgtcagagctttggtcagcgttggcccagtccttgggtgtgcaggtgcaccgtactacagcctaccatccccaagctaacggcttatgtgaacgttttcaccggtcgcttaaggcggctttgcgtgcggcgctcgttgatagcaattggattgaccgtttaccttgggttatgctcgggttgcgctcagcccctaaagaggatcttgcagcggcccccgctgaattggtgttcggtcagccactccgcgttccgggggaatttttacctgagggtTGTACCCCGCGACCGTTTCCCTTTTTGTCGAGGGGGTCCTTGGCTCCCGGCCCGATTCACCACTGTTTCCCTAAGTCGTTTGTGCCATCGGAGCTTAAATCTGCCCGTTTTGTCTTCGTACGTCACGACGCCCACCGTTCGCCCCTCCAACCGCCTTACGATGGCCCTTTTAGGGTGCTGGAACGCGGTCCTAAAAACTTTGTGCTGGATATGGGCGGGCGCAGGGAATGCGTTTCTCTGGACAGACTTAAACCGGCGCATTGTGTTGCAGGTGAAGAAATACTGCCGGGCCAAGTCCCCCGCCGAGGTCGCCCCCCAAAATCTGTTCGGGTTGAATGTCTTTCGCCTCCCCCGGACCCTGATGTTTGTTCTGCTCCACAAAGCACACCCGCTTCGCGGGATGGACATTGTAGCCGTTACGGCAGGCGAGTGAGGCCCCCTGACAGGTtttctttttccccataacttgctgtctgggtgttcgggggggggggggggggggggggctgtgtggcgggcactaggaccatgctcacactcagcagaatgggtgtggttttatgtaccttcttgggcacactataaaagtgcatattgtgtttgtttgtgtattcttatgttggcagtcttacaataaagacctcaaagaaacaacgctgtgtttcttgcatttgccacaacacacagtATTAGTAGATCACACCCAACACGCTCACTGATAGTACTAGCAATTATATATGTTGCACACGCTGTatagcgcgtggtatttggattttaGGAAATCAGGTCTAAACACGTTTGATCGATAATCCTCActgttttgctcatttaagacacAATCCTGCACACGAGCTAAGTAGATCATTATTTGTGTGCTattaagtttgcacatgttttaatacacgcaaacctttagtagattagGCCCATAGAGTGCAATTGTCCCAACCTATGAAGAATACCGGTAGTTTATTTTGCTTATGAGGAGATACATCTATTTTCTATAATAAGTGCATGAAATTAAGGACAAATATTGAGATTTACCAACATGACAACAACTCTTTTGATGTAATTTTTGTCAACTCAATAGTTTGTCTGGGAACCCTCCTTTCTACGATGATACCGACGAGGATGACCCTGACAGTCGGGACAAGAACCTGTTCCTAAAGATCTTGTCGGGGGACTATGAATTTGACTCACCCTATTGGGATGACATTTCAGATTCTGGTAAAAGAACAATCAATACAAATCAATTGATGCTGATTGTGATATTAGGAAATTATGTAATTTTTTGCTTCTCTTCTTTCAGCCAAGAACCTGGTGGCATCTTTGATGGAGGTAGACCAAGACCAGCGATTGACTGCACAGGAGGCGATTGCTCATGAATGGTACACAATaatgttgaaaaataaaacaagtgGTAAATAAGGCGGTCACCATCCAAGCTTTTCAGAAGGAAAAATGAACTGAGCTGGCCTAGGCTCCTCAGCATAACATGACAATCCCCAAATGTCATGCAAATATGCCCCCTAGTGGCTGTGAGCAACATTGGACCAAAGCCAGCTCAGACTGCTACACAACAACACAATGTGATTATTTCTCGAAGAAACAAACTGTGCTGTCCTTTCGCAGGATTTCAGGGAATGCTGCCTCGGATAAGAACATCAAAGATGGAGTTTGTGCACAAATAGAAAAGAACTTTGCTAAAGCCAAGTGGAAGGTATTCATATTTCTTGCATGCATGATGTGCAATAAATAGTATTTCTACATTACCCATTTTCTCTCAAACCTCTCATATTTCGAATGGTCACTATTAAGTTAATGTACTCTATACACCTGTCCCTCATTTATCGCCAGTTTTAGGAAAAACACTGTTACTTTTAATAGCAACAAGAAATCTAATCATTTACTTTTACACATGTTACAATGCTGTTACCGATGTTTTTGATGTTATGCGGCacactacttttgatgtggttgtatgtcaacaaaacagcatcagaagcacagcaagttcaatgcatgAAGTAACCTTTTACTAATtaaagcaacaaccagcaccacactaaaattaacttgatatcgaataggaagaggcaacatcacacagcaaacaacgcaCAACATGTATGTAGACACGTACATGctgagcgtgaatgttgtctatcaatCTGtgtgggccctgcgatgaggtgccaACTTTtactgtcgctggccggcctggccgCGTGGGGgcagtggtccctggttccctgggcgccacacctactgtttgtgggttgggctctctgggggcttgggccgtactctggctcccacacacactgggagtcaaatgtattgtacatgcaatcatatatactcacatacatacatacataggtacctacgctcccacatacatacacagatacagtacatatctacatactcaaagttcgtacatccacacgcacattcattgtacaaacatacacatacacatactgtacatatacactcactgtacaaacatacatatacacatactgtacatatacattcactgtacaaacatacatatacaaatactgtacatatacattcactgtacagacatacatatacatatactgtactcatacattcactgtacaaacacatatacacattctgtacatatacaagtacatatgcatacatacactcatgtacATAccgtaatcacgtttcatcaaacatgtattaacgttgttgccctagggtaaactgggtaaaacatggtacactgacaaagcttaacctatggttactataacaatctacaaggttaatataggttgcttctctttcttcccctccatttttcagcattctttcgtatctctagttatcattacgtatatgtattgttgcatttgaacaactgtattgttgataatgaaggtaaattattggtattgttcgttataaatagcgctatttctattggtatctgtattgctccatttgtagtgtaataatgctcactgtcatttctgtattattttttattttcgctaactgcttatttgctatcacttttaccatcatatttgtacatgtcatatttgctgatgttgctctattgttgttgttgttgttgttattgttgttgtgtttgctgttgttgtttttgtctctctgtcttatccccctcttgtccccacaatgtcCCCCTCTGtactcctttttttctctttctatcccctcctatcatttggtgcagcccggctgcaccaaatgataatataaatacatttaataaagtcaaatacaaagaaggcagcaagagaagtatcctacacgtctcttttgtaaagtaaatctgaacagccgatatgggcatctacatcaactatatgatttgcctgagaagctggacaggccaaaaaaaaaaaaaaaagaggtgccGACtttttcagggtgtaccccgccttccgcccgagtgcagctgggataggcgccAGCATTCTTgtattaaataatgtaaataattcaatgtatatactctgatgattatcttgtgtgatgactgtattacgatgttagtatatatttgatagtatatatctgtatcatgaatcaatttaagtggaccccgacttaaacaagttgaaaaacgtattcgggtgttaccatttagtggtcaattgtacggaatatgtacttcactgtgcaatctactaataaaagtttcaatcaatcaaaaaaaaaaccctgcaaccccaaaagggacaagcggtaaaaatggatgtatgaatggatgtctgctgtttgtttgaaaacatagcaaaacaccacaggtaggaacatgataacaagaatgtgcagtaaatgagtgtctttgTGGTAAAAGTTGTGTAGTACAcgcaaaaatctaatttaaataaggcggtctgtacCCGTTTGgcggagaaaaaaaagaacatttgaaatgtgttgtatttctggactgtatatgtcaaaatattttttttgttttttacataaggtggtttgcaccacttttcaattgtacaaGCAGTCTAAGTAGATCACATGCTACACAcctactaatagtacacacaattgtattgtttgcacacgctgtttagtgtgTGCTATTTGAATCGACTGCGCTATACAGTAGAAGACTCTCAGCAGTTCACAAATACTCTTAACGTGCAAAAGTAAATTTGTTGGAACAttaatgaatgtttaagatggacaaacacttttcaagtgtaaaacatacatgaagaatgtctgcaacttctgGACAATATGTAAGCCTTttgtggtgtttctttctgtaattataattcaTTACAGGTAATACTTAACTAAATTATAGTACTTATAGTATTATTACTATGCCCTTCATTACTGTATGCCCTCTGAACAAGTCGTAAACACACAGAATAATTGGCAGATAATTGCAAGTCTATAACAGGACGAAGGAGTAGCAACTACATTGTAGTAAAATTCAGCTTTGACCCGCATAGCTTGACATGCACTTCCAAAAAAATCGAACTTCGTCAGTTGCCCCGTCTTACTTGCAGTTGAGATAAATAAACGTCCCAGCTATAAGTGAAACATTTAAGGTGCTGATTATATTGATGTTACCTGCCATTGTGTTCACCGTGTCCATGTGTGTCCTCACAGAAAGCTGTCAGAGTGACCACACTCATGAAGAGGCTTCGTGCATCCGAGCCTGGGGATTCTGGAGCTTCTGATTCCGCTGCCAGTGCTGCCGGTGGTGCCCCTGCCGGTGCCGCCACAGGTCCAACAGGCAGTAGCGGTGGCCTTGCTGCCAGTTTAAAGGCCGCTCTTAGTGCAAATGCTCCTGACACACAGAATGATGCCACACCTGTGCCCACTCAGCCAAGTGCAGCCGGACAGGAAGAGAAGGCAGACAAACGGTGCAATGGCGATGCTCTTTAGGAAAAGAAGGAATTAAACACAAGATTCAACTAACAAGCACATGAGCAGCACAGCTAATATGGTTTGCATAATCATGTGGTGTTTATGTTCTCTAAATATGTCATGCATTTCATGATTTCTACCTTCTGTACTGACTAGTTGGTAATGTTCTCTACCCTCTTGTTATTTTGTGTGCAAGTCCCTTTAAAACTAGTCATGAGGTGCTCCACTTTTGCTCTATTTTCCATGAAAAGCTGTACAAAAGGCATAGTGTAATTAATTGACGTCCATTCCTCTTTAATCACCGACTGactgtatgtaatgtatatgtagtgtagataatatttatttgtttcaACCAATGACTAGTGGTAAGCTTCAGCGCTTCCATTCTAGAGTTGATGACTTAAAGGTGTATTTACTTGCACACAGACTACTTTCCAAAGTGAATATTTGAATTACACGCTCATTTTAAGTAAACCAAGTCTTTGGTGAGCAGAAACCGCCACAAAATATCcggaaaaatcttttttttcgaGGAGTCGAGGCCCCACCCAtgtaaattccatccatccatccatccatccattttctaccgcttgtccctttcggggtcgcgggggctgctgcAGCCTATCcctgctgcattcgggtggaaggcggggtacaccctggacaagtcgccacctaattaAAAAGATTATGTCATACGTTCAAAACGACTGGTATCAACCATTTACACGTGTTTCTGACTGTATCACAAATGTTtggaaattattaacatatttcaCAGCGATCACATAAATCACATTCAAGTTGATTGGCAGCaagaaagcttttttttatttttagtttaagtgCCTTAATATTTTTTGCAGTACTAAATGTTTCAGAAGAAACAGCACCATTATTAAAATGACTTATTTATTTCTTTGAAATGTTATAGCTTCTTCACTTTGCTCTTCTTTTTAGAgtctttattaatgcattttcccCATGATGCTTAATTTTAGGTGAAATTAGGATTTAATACACTCAATGTGGAGTATTGTTTTAGACGTTTTGCTTCTGTTGTGCTGTCAAATATTGTTATTAATCATTCCTTATACTGTATCACAATGTACTGTAGATCTGCGTTGTATAGATGTGGTTTGTTTATGATTATATGTGTAGTGCAACAGTTAGCTGAGCTAACAAGTTGCTACGCTTaagaaataataattaaaaaaaacaatagttaTCCCAAGTTGTCGTGTTAAGTTTGTTCACTCaccttttaaacaattttaagttAGGTGAAAATACGATGTTTGACGTATTATTAGCGCAGAGAAGTAAACCGGAAGTTTTTAACTGCGCCTGTCAGTCACGTGACTCGCTGCATGTAGCAGTCCTCGGAGAGACGCCTCTGTCTATATTAATATTAGCCAGTGGACTAAATTGACGGCATTTTCAGTGTACAAGGTGGGTACATAATAAATCTGTCCGCACAAAAGTTAAGCTCTAATTCAATGTCTGAACGCGAGCAGCGCCTTGGAGCGAGCGTTTTAACCGTAATAGCTGCTAAAGCTAACAGCCACGCCACGGACACATTCATCTTTCAAATGTTCCTCACAACGTATTGTTGTTTACATATTACACTATTTAGCTGCACCccgttttaatatgtttttttttccaaacactgTGTTTATGTGTGCTTCCTGCTGAAATTACGGTACCTATAACCTTACGCCACAGCTAGAGGGCCTTACCTTAGCTAGTGTTGATTGACGTCTGCAGccatcttaaaaaaaaatacaataacgtCATCCTCGCTGTAAAGCGACGCTGTACACCTGAAGGGCTGATCAAGCCTATTTCCACTCTCAGACGGTCAAAACAAGTGTCCAGTTTGGATGTAAGCGTTTCATTTTAATTGTTTTCTTCTTGTTACGACACTGTCTACAGAAAATGTGGGAAGGACCAGGACAAGGACCCAGAGGAAGACCTCCATTTTGGTAATTACTAATACCCAATTTTTGGTCTTTTGTAACGACTTCTTACCTTCAGCTAATCAACCAATGGTCTTGATTGTTAATTACATAGTTTTCATACACTGCCGAGCCAAAGGAAAAGTCAGCACCTAGTAGGgcagggcgatatggcctttgtattaatatctcgatatttttaggccatatcacgatatatatctcgatatttttccttagccttgaatgaacacttgatgcatacaaTCACAACAGATGAtgattatatgtgtctacattaaaacattcttgttcatactgcattaatatatgctaattttaaactttcatgcagagagggaaaccacaactaagtaaatttaccaaaactgtatttactaAACAgatattaagcagtggcacaaacattcatgtcatttccaaaacagaaagtgcaagattgtcagagacattttaaagcaagcttttagtgcacttttgtgcatgatgtcactaagatgactagggatgatgtttgataagaaattatcgagttcgagcctattatcgactcctcttatcgaaccgattccttatcgattctcttatcgagtcctgataggttgttgtatatggaaaaaaacacacaatagtaTTATtaccaaaagctcacttttattatataagaaaaaataaaatctaataaataaataactattgactgttacccccctaaaaaaataaaatataataaataaatattgactgttgttacccaaagtatattaagtgggatttttcagaaaaacaaatatatacagtaacacaaaaacaacctgtctctgtgatcactataggtgtataaataataatatagtgttaaataaaatcagtcccttgggcacaaaactgaaaatactacagctctccaaaaagtgcacttatgctgctatttgacataactgtttgttatgatgctttgacatttttgcactttatttctttattgaaagaaaattctatgaagagaaaagttgtttgcaaatgtggttacaatgctaagaaatgaaaagttaaagctaaaaaaagaaatacactttgagttaaaatctttctttatagggggaaagatgtgatgttatgagctagggaaaataacaactacactacccagcatgcaacgggagtgacgagcatgcgcggtagccccgaaaagtgttgttgtatgtcgccacccggcagctaagaattatgttatgagcacgctgtgaaagtaaacgtcagaagaactcagccaacacgcctcgtctgcattatttataattagacagacaacacatatacagtgtgattttgttttgtttacaaggaaagaaaaacaaaagttaaaaaagggagatgtcatatatgttgtatatatatgtatgtgctgcggttgctttaagaacgttgctacagctgccgtaaaggaggtgcgttgctagcctggttgctatgtttcctgttggtcgtaaaagtgttcgtcatgtgtttgtaccctgctcaaatctctcagtaaagttattcattggattataccttttgttttgaactttattacaacttggagcgctttttcccgtctatTGTTTACCTGCTTTctttatctgcgcctaatgactgagctacgtgacgtcatttcttctgatgtcccacggagcatttctggtcgggacgggattccagggattcgaataaagaaccaactctttttctttactatagtggtttagataacgggtaccggttctcaaaaagggattcgagtccgaggactcggttcttttatcgaacaaccgggaaaaccggtttcgagtatcatccctaaagatgacatatcaaaacaacactatattaaagtgcactttttgtacagaatgccactacaatattttaaaacaaataaagtgcacttttgtgcatgatgtcacacaagatatttcaataactgtcaaataaaaattagctgcataataggacatcaaatagtgtatgtcc from Entelurus aequoreus isolate RoL-2023_Sb linkage group LG01, RoL_Eaeq_v1.1, whole genome shotgun sequence encodes:
- the LOC133645915 gene encoding uncharacterized protein LOC133645915; its protein translation is MLLHGPGKLQRQRSVAAVGAGEASELLFIADSSSRRRFLVDSGSQVSLLPATDADRATGGCGLLLNAANGSSIDTFGSRLVTVCFHGRKFQWDFIIAAITRVQAFHRAKSAFAEAALLAHPVSAAPVALTTDASDVAVGAVVEQRVANLGLDFSGMAADQPDDPDIRALKTDGTALVPEEVVVQECGPALLCDVSTGRSRPVVPVDWRRQVFDAMHSLSHPGVRASVKLVGAKFVWPGLRKDVRQWAAACVACQRAKVHWHTKAALEPFPIPVRRFDHVHVDLVGPLPPSQGYTHLLTMVDRTTRWPEAVPLSSTASVDVARAFLSPWVARFGTPSDITSDRGSQFVSELWSALAQSLGVQVHRTTAYHPQANGLCERFHRSLKAALRAALVDSNWIDRLPWVMLGLRSAPKEDLAAAPAELVFGQPLRVPGEFLPEGCTPRPFPFLSRGSLAPGPIHHCFPKSFVPSELKSARFVFVRHDAHRSPLQPPYDGPFRVLERGPKNFVLDMGGRRECVSLDRLKPAHCVAGEEILPGQVPRRGRPPKSVRVECLSPPPDPDVCSAPQSTPASRDGHCSRYGRRVRPPDRFSFSP
- the camkva gene encoding caM kinase-like vesicle-associated protein isoform X2, producing MYTCKKFNKKDGRNVRKAAKNEIMILKMIKHHNILQLVDAYETKKEYFIFLEIAMGREVFDWILDQGYYSERDTSNVMRQVLEAVAYLHSLKIVHRNLKLENLVYFNRLKHSKIVISDFQLAKLENRHIKDPCGTPEYLAPEVVGRQRYGRPVDCWAIGVIMYILLSGNPPFYDDTDEDDPDSRDKNLFLKILSGDYEFDSPYWDDISDSAKNLVASLMEVDQDQRLTAQEAIAHEWISGNAASDKNIKDGVCAQIEKNFAKAKWKKAVRVTTLMKRLRASEPGDSGASDSAASAAGGAPAGAATGPTGSSGGLAASLKAALSANAPDTQNDATPVPTQPSAAGQEEKADKRCNGDAL